The window GGGTTGGTATCATCGGCATCTACCGCGGTATTTAAAATGGGGCAGCCGCCTTCAGGAAAAGTGCCGGTACGGGTAAAACTATGATACACCTGGGCATACACCAGCAGTTTTTCATAATAAGTGCCTGCCTTTTGAATCCTGTCCTGGATCTGCCTCCTGATCATGGCCGAATTATGGTCGAAAGCCGCTGCCGCAACTTCCTCTTTATTGGCAAAGTTTCCGTAAATGCTCCCTTTGGTAAGGCCTGTAGCATCCGTCAAATCAGACAGCGAAGTACCGGCATATCCTTTTTTATTGAAGATGGGTGCTGTTGTTTCTACAATGAACTTGCGGGTGCGTTCTGCTTTTGATAATTCCTTTTCCATAATACAAATATACCGGCTGGTATTTGATATTGCGAGTGCCCGTTATGTAAAACCTTAAAAAATGCTTATGACGTGCAACTAAATATAGTTAAACCAATGTCCCAAACTCCAGTCATTGCGTGTGAGCATCAGGGTTGCCCCCTAAAAAAACAGTGATGACGTCATGAACAAAAATACAATAGAACCGTCATTGCCGAGATACCACCAACCAGGCTGGAAAAAACAGTGATGACGTGCAACGGATTTGGTTAAAAATGCCCTAAACTACCGTCATTGCGAGGTACGAAGCAATCCCGAACTATGTGGGACTTAGCATGTAGGGGATTGCTTCGTACCTCGCAATGACGAATATTTGATATTGACAGTCAGTGACTTACAAACATGTCATTATAATATGTTGATTATCAAATATATTTTTTATTCCCCTCTCGAGAGGGGGCGCGGTGGAAGGTGCGTTGGCAGGGGTGTGTTTTCCACGTTTCATTGCGCGCATAACACACCCCTCCGGCCCTCTCAAGAGGGGAATCGCACTTTTCCACCGCTTTTTTTAAAGAAGCGCAAATGTGATGGGTTCCACAACATTTGCGCTAAATCTTTGCCCTTGCTGCGCTTTTAATTGTCCTGTTATTAATGGTCGCTCACTAAAACCACCGGCCCCGCCTGTTTTTTACGATCGAGCACCACCAGCAATAAAGGCATCGCCAATACAAATAACAGGCCCACAAAAATATAGGCATCCAGGTAACTCATCAGGAATGATTGCCGGTCTATCCCGTTATTTACTACAGCCATCGCTTTGTGCTGTGCCTCTATCAGCGTGCCGCTTTTGGCCGCAAAATATTGGGTTAGCCCATTGATACGTTGTGTAGCCTGCGGATTATATATGCTGATGTTAGAGATAAGATCGTTGCGGTGAGATCCAAAACGATGGGCCACATAAGTATTGATCATAGCGATACCGAACGAGCCGCCAAGCTGCCGCATCATGTTGTTTAATGCCGATCCCTGCG is drawn from Mucilaginibacter ginsenosidivorax and contains these coding sequences:
- a CDS encoding TetR/AcrR family transcriptional regulator, coding for MEKELSKAERTRKFIVETTAPIFNKKGYAGTSLSDLTDATGLTKGSIYGNFANKEEVAAAAFDHNSAMIRRQIQDRIQKAGTYYEKLLVYAQVYHSFTRTGTFPEGGCPILNTAVDADDTNPLLKEKAAQAVLRWRKSIENLITAGIQAGEFKPDADADGTALSMIALIEGGIMIAKVTNTPASLDRVLQTVNVLITALKAT